The genomic interval ACACGCTGCGCAAGACGCCGCCTTCGGCGGAGGAGCTGCGCGACGTGCAGAACTACCTGGCGGGCAACTTCCTGATTACGAACGCGTCGCGCTTCGGCCTCCTGGGCAAGCTGCGCTTCGTGGACCTGCACGGCCTGCCGGATTCCTATCTGGAGAACTACGTGCAGACGGTGATGTCCGTCACGCCCGAGCAGGTTCAGCAGATGGCCGCGAAGATGCTCAAGCAGGATTCGATGTCCATCGTCGTCGTGGGTGACCTCAAGGTGGTGAAGCCGCAGCTCAAGGTGCTGCCGCCTCCGCTGCGCTGACGTCAGCTGAAGTCAGGGGGCGCCCCGTCCTCATGGACGTGGACGGGGCGCGCCCTTGGGGCCGCATCGGAGCTTCTGGGCTGAGACCACGCCGATGGCCCCTGCGGTGTCGTCGGGGCACCGCCCTATCGGGCTCAGGCCCCGAGTCGCTTGTGGCGGTGCCGCCATCTTGAGTGTTCCTGCTCGATGAGATGGACGGCGCGCTCGGTCCCGTCTTCCCCTCGGATGCGCTCACCCATCGCCGCGGCATGGGCTTGGACTCTCGGGGACAAGGCCTCGCGGATGGCAACCGCGAGGCGCTCGGCCGTGAGGGATTTCTGGGGGACTGGTCGTGGCCCGACACCCGCCTGGTGAACCCTGTGCCCCCAGAAGGGCTGGTCACCCAGAAAGGGACAGATGACCGTGGGTTTTCCCGCGCGCAATCCGGCCATCGTGGAGCCGGCTCCACCGTGGTGCACCACGGCGCTCATCCGGGGAAACAGCCAGTCGTGTGGCGCGGACTCCAACATGAAAACCTCGGGCGGGAGCGCCTGTACCTTCAGTCCGCCCCATCCCGTGGTCAGCACCGCGCGCTCACCGGTCAACGCCACGGCCTTCAGGATGGCCGAGGCGCGAGCATCAGCGTGTGCCGCGCCCATGCTGCCGAAGCCCACGTAGACAGGAGGTGCGCCCCCCGCGAGGAACGCCTGTAATTCGTTGGGAGGAGTCCACTGGTCGGCCTCGTCGAGAAACCAGCCGCCCGTCACCTGCGCCTGGGCGGGCCAGTCGGCGGGGCGAGGCAGCAGGTGCTCGCTGTACGCGTACAGGGCGGAGACCTCCGAGCCATCGGCACGCCTCATCGGGTCCGCGAAGCGTGAGAGGGGCGCGAGGCCCAACGTCTTCACGCGGAAGTCGTTGGTCGCTCCAGCCCAGAACGCATTGGCCAACGAAAGGACGCGGTAGCTGAGCGCGTTGAGCCAACCGCCCAGCCGGAAGAAGGGGAGAATCGGCACGGGGAACTCGCGCGTCCGGGTCAGCGGCAGCGGCATGGCCAGCAGTTCCGTGGCTCCGAGCTTCTCAGCGATGTGATGACTTCCGAGCGCCTTGGAGTGGTACACGAACACGTCCGGCTCCACCTCCCGAGCCGCTCGCCATTCGTCCTCCAGGCCCGCCCGGATGATGGCGCCGAACCCCTTGAACAGCCGCCGCTGCTCGGCGCGCGTGGGGGCACGCAGAACCGCCTCGGTCAGCTCCAGCACTGCATTGTCCATGTGGGCGTATGGAATGCCGTGGCGTTCCACCATGCCTCGGAAGCCGGTGGGGGTGCAGAGCGCGACGACATGGCCCCGCGCCTTCAATGTCTTGGCAAGTGCGACGAAGGGTTGGACATCCCCTCGGGTTCCGTAGGTGGAAAGGAGCACGCGCATGGGGCCTCCACGTTGGAGTGGGTCCGCGGTGACAACCGCGGCAAGGTGGCGGCCCGACCACCAAGGAACCTGTGCGTGCCAGCGCGGGACGCACACCCTTTGAGCTGTGCCGCCAGACTTGCATGGAGGGGGGCCTCGCGCCACGGAATCCGCGTGGCCCGTGGCGTGGCGTCGCACCTCAGAGGTGCTGCTTGAAGTAGCGCAGGGTCTCTTGCGACAAGCGCTCCGCCACGAACGGGTCCGCCATCACCATGTGAGACGCGCCGTTGAGCGGCAGGAACTCATGGGGCTGGCCGGCGCGGAACAGGGCGTTCGACAGCTTGAGGGCATGGAAGAAGAAGACGTTGTCGTCCGCGGTGCCGTGGATGACCAGCAGCTTGCCCATGGGCTGCCCGGCCTTCACGTGGGTGAGCAACGAACTCTGCTCGTAGGCCTGCGGATGTTCATCGGGCAGGCCCAGGAAGCGCTCCGTGAGGTGCGTGTCGTAGTCGCGCCAGTCCGTCACGGCGGAGACGGCCACCGCGGCCTTGAAGACCTCCGGCCGGGTGAGCACGGCCAACGCGGACATGTATCCCCCGTGGCTGCTTCCGGTGATGCCCACGCGGTTCAAGTCCATCTCAGGCACCACCTTGGCGAGCTCGCGCAGCGCGGACACCTGCTCATCGAGGAGCACCCGGGCGAAGTCGTACTTGGGCTTGCGCAGCGCGCGGTCGGCCAGCGGCGAGACTCCGCGCGCGTCCAGGCGCACGACGATGAAGCCCTGGTCCGCCATCCACTGCGAGATGAGGTGCGCGGCCATGCTCTGCCACACCATCTGCGTCTCGGGACCCGCGTAGACGTCCACGATGACGGGCAGCTTCACGCCGGGCTTCGCGTCGCGCGGGCGCACGAGGGAGGTGGCGTAGCGGTCCTTGCCACTTCCCACCATGCGGACCTCCAGCCGGGGCTGGATGGGCGGCTCCTGCGCCAGGGAGGGCAGCTCGCCCAGTCGCGTGCCGTCCGCCTTCAGCACGGAGGTGGACTTCATGCTCGTGGGGCCCTCGGAGGTGATGACGAGCACGGCGCCATTCCTGGAGACGCGCCCCCGCTCCAGGGCCGGGCCGCTGGTGGTGACGCGGGTGGGGGACTCGCCCTTGCGCACGCGCCACAGGTAGCTCTCCGCCGCGGTGGTGCCTCCGTTGAAATAGACCGTCTCATCGCGCTCCACATACGCCACCAGCGAGGAGAAGCCCGCCCCGGGCGGGACGAGTGTCCGCACGCGCTGGCCCGTGGCGTCGCGCAGCTCCAGCTCCGAGGCGCCGTTGCGCTCGGTATGCCAGAGGAAGCCGCTGCCATCCGAGAGCCAGTGCGGGAAGGTCTGGTCCAGGTTGAGCCAGGCCTCGTCCGTCTCCACGAGCAGGGGCGTGGTGCGGCCCGTCTTCGTGTCCACCGCGAGGAGGACCTCCTCGGTCTGCGTGCGGTTCTGCACCAGCACCGTCAGCGGCCCCTTCGCGGGCCACTTCACCGTGGCCAGGTAGGGGTACTTCCGTGCGTCCCAGCTCACCCACGT from Myxococcus stipitatus carries:
- a CDS encoding S9 family peptidase; translation: MMKALFTALVLLSAPVLAQSKPTPTSAAPADDFFRQLFATRFFNSGRPSSITLSPDEKTVFFLRNSTTSQALSLYAFDVATQETRELLTPAALLQGAEEKLSPEEQARRERMRVSSRGFSSFALSEDGSKLLVGLSGKLYVVARESGKVTALKTGPGVIDPRFTPGGGQVGYVRDQDVYRLDLATNTERRVTQGGTPEKTHGLAEFIAQEEMGRFTGYWWSPDAKTLAYTESDTSGVEKLAIANTLTPEASAQQLSYPRAGTANAKVRLGLISAAGGKTTWVSWDARKYPYLATVKWPAKGPLTVLVQNRTQTEEVLLAVDTKTGRTTPLLVETDEAWLNLDQTFPHWLSDGSGFLWHTERNGASELELRDATGQRVRTLVPPGAGFSSLVAYVERDETVYFNGGTTAAESYLWRVRKGESPTRVTTSGPALERGRVSRNGAVLVITSEGPTSMKSTSVLKADGTRLGELPSLAQEPPIQPRLEVRMVGSGKDRYATSLVRPRDAKPGVKLPVIVDVYAGPETQMVWQSMAAHLISQWMADQGFIVVRLDARGVSPLADRALRKPKYDFARVLLDEQVSALRELAKVVPEMDLNRVGITGSSHGGYMSALAVLTRPEVFKAAVAVSAVTDWRDYDTHLTERFLGLPDEHPQAYEQSSLLTHVKAGQPMGKLLVIHGTADDNVFFFHALKLSNALFRAGQPHEFLPLNGASHMVMADPFVAERLSQETLRYFKQHL
- a CDS encoding glycosyltransferase; amino-acid sequence: MRVLLSTYGTRGDVQPFVALAKTLKARGHVVALCTPTGFRGMVERHGIPYAHMDNAVLELTEAVLRAPTRAEQRRLFKGFGAIIRAGLEDEWRAAREVEPDVFVYHSKALGSHHIAEKLGATELLAMPLPLTRTREFPVPILPFFRLGGWLNALSYRVLSLANAFWAGATNDFRVKTLGLAPLSRFADPMRRADGSEVSALYAYSEHLLPRPADWPAQAQVTGGWFLDEADQWTPPNELQAFLAGGAPPVYVGFGSMGAAHADARASAILKAVALTGERAVLTTGWGGLKVQALPPEVFMLESAPHDWLFPRMSAVVHHGGAGSTMAGLRAGKPTVICPFLGDQPFWGHRVHQAGVGPRPVPQKSLTAERLAVAIREALSPRVQAHAAAMGERIRGEDGTERAVHLIEQEHSRWRHRHKRLGA